From the genome of Pirellulales bacterium, one region includes:
- a CDS encoding SDR family oxidoreductase, protein MSTDRTTELAGQVAVVTGSSSGIGRAMALELAAAGADVLVHAGHNTAGAKQTAAEVAGLGRTSQILTADFENEAEILNFGAAAWNWRGGNDRDRVDIWINNAGADILTGAGRTLDFEQKLRRLWQVDVLATVMLSRFIGEKMKQRGRGVIINIGWDQAESGMAGDTGEMFALSKGAVMAFTRSLAKTLAPQVRVNCLAPGWIKTAWGQQASEIWQQRARQESLLARWGTPEDVAKAARFLASPAATFITGQIVAVNGGRA, encoded by the coding sequence ATGTCAACCGACAGAACCACCGAACTGGCCGGCCAAGTGGCCGTCGTCACCGGTTCGTCCAGCGGCATTGGGCGAGCCATGGCCCTGGAACTGGCCGCAGCCGGGGCCGACGTGCTGGTTCACGCCGGTCACAACACCGCCGGCGCGAAACAAACAGCGGCTGAAGTCGCGGGGTTGGGTCGAACATCGCAAATTTTGACGGCCGATTTTGAGAATGAGGCTGAGATTTTGAACTTTGGCGCGGCAGCCTGGAATTGGCGTGGCGGCAACGATCGTGACAGGGTCGATATTTGGATCAACAACGCCGGGGCCGACATCCTCACCGGCGCCGGCCGCACGCTTGATTTCGAACAAAAATTGCGGCGGCTGTGGCAGGTCGACGTGCTGGCCACCGTGATGTTGTCGCGGTTCATTGGAGAAAAAATGAAACAGCGCGGCCGTGGCGTCATCATCAACATCGGTTGGGATCAGGCCGAGAGCGGCATGGCCGGCGACACGGGAGAAATGTTCGCGCTTTCCAAAGGCGCGGTCATGGCGTTCACGCGCAGCCTCGCCAAAACGCTGGCCCCGCAAGTGCGTGTCAACTGCTTAGCGCCGGGCTGGATCAAAACCGCCTGGGGCCAACAGGCCAGTGAAATTTGGCAACAGCGCGCACGACAAGAATCGCTCCTGGCGCGCTGGGGTACGCCGGAAGACGTGGCGAAAGCCGCCCGATTTCTCGCTTCTCCCGCCGCCACGTTCATCACTGGCCAAATTGTGGCCGTGAATGGAGGCCGTGCTTGA